A single region of the Lycium barbarum isolate Lr01 chromosome 2, ASM1917538v2, whole genome shotgun sequence genome encodes:
- the LOC132628567 gene encoding uncharacterized mitochondrial protein AtMg00810-like: protein MSSCRPSATPVDIKPKLSSTSTSPFKDPSLYRSLAGALQYLTFTRLDISYAVQQICLFMHNPMEVHMNDLKRIVRYIKGTLDHGLHLYPSKPTTLISYTNADWGGCPDTGRSTSGYCVFLSDNLISWSAKRQATMSRSSAEAEYRGVANVVAESCWLRNLLLELHCPIQKATLAYCDNVSAIYLSSISCSISTH, encoded by the coding sequence ATGTCGTCTTGTAGGCCAAGTGCCACTCCAGTTGACATAAAACCGAAGTTAAGTTCCACGTCTACCTCACCGTTTAAGGATCCTTCACTTTATCGCAGCCTGGCAGGTGCACTGCAATATCTCACGTTCACGAGACTAGACATTTCGTATGCTGTGCAACAGATTTGTCTATTCATGCATAACCCGATGGAGGTCCACATGAATGATCTCAAACGTATTGTGCGCTATATTAAGGGCACCCTTGATCATGGCTTGCATCTTTATCCATCTAAACCCACCACTCTCATTTCGTATACgaatgcagattggggtggttgtccgGATACTGGGCGTTCGACTTCTGGTTATTGTGTCTTTCTTAGTGATAATCTCATTTCTTGGTCCGCCAAGCGGCAGGCCACCATGTCTCGATCTAGTGCGGAGGCCGAATATCGAGGGGTAGCCAATGTTGTTGCTGAGTCTTGTTGGCTACGCAATCTGCTTCTAGAACTTCATTGTCCAATACAAAAGGCTACGTTGGCGTactgtgataatgttagtgctaTATATCTATCTAGCATATCCTGTTCAATATCAACGCACTAA